One part of the Lapillicoccus jejuensis genome encodes these proteins:
- a CDS encoding GNAT family N-acetyltransferase codes for MSPDEAPPRPVPARPSPIGVGELERVMARGWPAVETDGLGDWVLRASSGFTGRGNSLLPYGDPTLPLPLAVDHATRWYAQRGLPLRVHVDLPRGLGGTPSLTEAVAAVPVGAELLSRGHVAHQPTLTMVGASADVPPPPDPPAAPPVTVDARLTTDWLQAYARQRDLVPGVTEQVLTGSAGQLFASAGDPRRPVAVARMSVEPGWAGVHAMWVDPEHRRTGVGSAVLGALALLAREHGMPGMVLQVEAGNVAARALYERLGFTVHHTYAYVDAPAQDR; via the coding sequence ATGTCCCCCGACGAGGCCCCACCCCGCCCAGTGCCCGCCCGACCCTCCCCGATCGGGGTCGGCGAGCTCGAGCGGGTGATGGCCCGGGGCTGGCCCGCGGTCGAGACCGACGGCCTCGGCGACTGGGTCCTGCGGGCCTCGTCCGGCTTCACCGGCCGCGGCAACTCCCTGCTCCCGTACGGCGACCCGACCCTGCCCCTGCCGCTGGCGGTCGACCACGCGACCCGCTGGTACGCGCAGCGCGGGCTGCCGCTGCGGGTGCACGTCGACCTGCCGCGCGGGCTCGGCGGCACCCCGTCGCTCACCGAGGCCGTGGCCGCCGTCCCGGTCGGCGCCGAGCTGCTGTCCCGGGGGCACGTGGCCCACCAGCCGACGCTGACGATGGTCGGGGCGAGCGCCGACGTCCCGCCGCCCCCGGACCCGCCCGCCGCTCCCCCGGTGACCGTCGACGCCCGGCTGACGACGGACTGGCTGCAGGCGTACGCGCGGCAGCGCGACCTCGTCCCCGGCGTGACCGAGCAGGTCCTCACCGGGTCGGCCGGGCAGCTCTTCGCGTCCGCGGGTGACCCGCGCCGCCCGGTCGCCGTCGCGCGGATGTCGGTCGAGCCCGGCTGGGCCGGCGTGCACGCGATGTGGGTCGACCCCGAGCACCGGCGGACCGGCGTCGGGTCGGCGGTCCTCGGCGCGCTGGCGCTCCTGGCCCGCGAGCACGGGATGCCCGGGATGGTCCTCCAGGTCGAGGCCGGCAACGTGGCCGCGCGGGCGCTCTACGAGCGGCTCGGCTTCACCGTCCACCACACCTACGCGTACGTCGACGCGCCCGCTCAGGACAGGTGA
- a CDS encoding DNA-3-methyladenine glycosylase I, with product MEDDGVALGADGVPRCAWALSAPDYVAYHDDEWGRPVHGEAALYERLTLEAFQSGLSWLTILRKRPAFRAAFAGFDPEVVAAFGPADRERLMADAGIVRNARKVDAAIANAAAVVRLRDEGGLDALLWSFAPVDHARPQRWADVPATTPGSVALARALKAHGLVFVGPTTAYAAMQACGLVDDHLAGCHRAVA from the coding sequence ATGGAGGACGACGGCGTCGCCCTCGGCGCCGACGGCGTGCCACGGTGCGCCTGGGCGCTGTCGGCACCGGACTACGTCGCCTACCACGACGACGAGTGGGGCCGGCCGGTGCACGGGGAGGCCGCGCTCTACGAGCGGCTCACCCTCGAGGCGTTCCAGTCCGGGCTGTCCTGGCTGACCATCCTGCGCAAGCGGCCCGCCTTCCGGGCCGCGTTCGCCGGCTTCGACCCGGAGGTGGTCGCCGCCTTCGGACCGGCGGACCGCGAGCGGCTGATGGCGGACGCCGGCATCGTGCGCAACGCGCGCAAGGTCGACGCGGCGATCGCCAACGCCGCCGCCGTGGTCCGCCTGCGCGACGAAGGAGGCCTCGACGCCCTCCTCTGGTCCTTCGCGCCGGTCGACCACGCCCGCCCGCAGCGGTGGGCCGACGTCCCGGCCACGACCCCCGGGTCGGTCGCCCTCGCGCGGGCCCTCAAGGCGCACGGTCTCGTCTTCGTCGGCCCGACGACGGCGTACGCCGCCATGCAGGCCTGCGGGCTGGTCGACGACCACCTCGCCGGGTGCCACCGGGCGGTCGCGTGA
- a CDS encoding DivIVA domain-containing protein, translating to MTWFVAALVVVLVVLTTAAVLGRVDGSLAEPTSTLAHEPLPDGPLRARDLEDLRFDTGLRGYRMAQVDRVLDRLRREVEDLQDEVGRLRAEARPDPTTEED from the coding sequence GTGACCTGGTTCGTCGCGGCGCTCGTCGTCGTCCTCGTCGTGCTGACCACCGCCGCGGTGCTCGGCCGGGTCGACGGGTCGCTGGCCGAGCCCACCTCGACGCTGGCCCACGAGCCGCTGCCCGACGGGCCGCTGCGGGCCCGTGACCTCGAGGACCTGCGCTTCGACACCGGGTTGCGGGGGTACCGCATGGCCCAGGTCGACCGGGTGCTGGACCGGCTGCGCCGCGAGGTCGAGGACCTGCAGGACGAGGTGGGTCGCCTGCGCGCCGAGGCCCGGCCCGACCCCACCACCGAGGAGGACTGA
- the fdxA gene encoding ferredoxin, with protein MTYVIALPCVDLKDKACIEECPVDCIYEGERSLYIHPDECVDCGACEPVCPVEAIYYEDDVPEEWADYYKANVEFFDDLGSPGGAAKLGVIAKDHPLVSALPPQSHDE; from the coding sequence ATGACCTACGTCATCGCCCTCCCCTGCGTGGACCTCAAGGACAAGGCCTGCATCGAGGAGTGCCCCGTCGACTGCATCTACGAGGGTGAGCGCTCGCTCTACATCCACCCGGACGAGTGCGTCGACTGCGGCGCCTGCGAGCCGGTGTGCCCCGTCGAGGCGATCTACTACGAGGACGACGTCCCCGAGGAGTGGGCCGACTACTACAAGGCCAACGTCGAGTTCTTCGACGACCTCGGCAGCCCCGGCGGCGCGGCCAAGCTCGGCGTCATCGCCAAGGACCACCCGCTGGTCTCCGCGCTGCCCCCGCAGTCGCACGACGAGTGA
- a CDS encoding glycosyltransferase family 39 protein — MSRTTTASRLGRFVPLVVLVYLACRLVTAVVLSVVAERQVPTGWNGDPVPAHVGYWSFTTQWDGQWYQQIAEQGYPRVLPTDGLGVVQQNAWAFYPLFPLLARFAMELSGASFAVAGAVVATVLGVVAAAALAVLLRERLGPLAALLTVAVWACGPATATLQVAYTESAAMALLALVLLALSRERWWWAALLAVLLGLTRPIAVPLGVVVLVALWVRWRRRDRDPVTRSEALGGLGALVACGVAGFLWPALAWWVTGRRDAYEQTMGSWRSGHEIVPLRPWLDISRYVAGETWGPVWLTVLVVLVLVMTLGPWATRLGPQLRAWSLAYPGYLFVVLDPFTSVFRYLIPLFPLCAVLLGVAGPRRHRGWTWARAVVLVVAGVVAQWYWVDVLWRFVPPTDYPP, encoded by the coding sequence GTGAGCCGGACGACGACCGCGTCGCGGCTCGGGCGCTTCGTCCCGCTGGTGGTCCTGGTCTACCTGGCCTGCCGGCTGGTCACCGCGGTCGTGCTGTCCGTCGTCGCCGAGCGGCAGGTGCCGACCGGCTGGAACGGCGACCCCGTCCCCGCCCACGTCGGCTACTGGTCCTTCACCACCCAGTGGGACGGACAGTGGTACCAGCAGATCGCCGAGCAGGGCTACCCCCGGGTGCTGCCGACCGACGGGCTCGGGGTGGTCCAGCAGAACGCCTGGGCTTTCTACCCCCTCTTCCCGCTGCTGGCGCGCTTCGCCATGGAGCTCAGCGGCGCCTCCTTCGCCGTCGCGGGGGCGGTGGTCGCGACCGTGCTCGGGGTGGTGGCGGCGGCGGCCCTGGCCGTGCTCCTGCGCGAGCGGCTGGGGCCGCTCGCGGCGCTGCTCACCGTCGCGGTGTGGGCCTGCGGCCCGGCCACGGCGACGCTGCAGGTGGCCTACACCGAGTCGGCGGCGATGGCGCTGCTCGCGCTCGTCCTGCTCGCCCTCAGCCGCGAGCGCTGGTGGTGGGCGGCGCTGCTCGCGGTCCTGCTGGGGCTGACCCGGCCCATCGCGGTGCCGCTCGGCGTCGTCGTGCTCGTGGCCCTGTGGGTGCGCTGGCGGCGGCGGGACCGCGACCCGGTCACCCGGTCGGAGGCGCTCGGCGGGCTGGGCGCGCTGGTCGCGTGCGGGGTGGCCGGCTTCCTGTGGCCGGCGCTGGCCTGGTGGGTCACCGGCCGCCGTGACGCCTACGAGCAGACCATGGGGTCCTGGCGGTCCGGCCACGAGATCGTCCCTCTGCGGCCGTGGTTGGACATCTCGCGGTACGTCGCGGGGGAGACGTGGGGCCCGGTGTGGCTCACCGTCCTCGTCGTCCTCGTCCTCGTCATGACCCTCGGGCCGTGGGCGACCCGGCTCGGCCCGCAGCTGCGGGCGTGGTCGCTCGCCTACCCGGGCTACCTGTTCGTCGTCCTCGACCCGTTCACGTCGGTCTTCCGCTACCTCATCCCGCTCTTCCCGCTCTGCGCGGTGCTGCTCGGCGTGGCCGGCCCGCGCCGACACCGGGGCTGGACGTGGGCGCGGGCCGTCGTGCTCGTCGTCGCCGGGGTCGTCGCCCAGTGGTACTGGGTCGACGTGCTGTGGCGCTTCGTCCCGCCGACCGACTACCCGCCGTAG
- a CDS encoding SRPBCC family protein — MAAVVRRTVDAPVDRVWATVTDFAGYGRWIPLTRMRTDPGEPRVGWQFGGFTGLGPVGFLDSMLVTVWEPPADGVSRATFSVRKTGYVLAGWADVVLEPRDAGTRTQLTWTEEIVPRPVAVGRLLAAVADPLTERLFGRAVDAMAAEAAQAGRPA; from the coding sequence GTGGCCGCCGTCGTGCGCCGTACCGTCGACGCCCCCGTGGACCGGGTGTGGGCGACCGTCACCGACTTCGCCGGGTACGGGCGGTGGATCCCGCTGACCCGGATGCGCACCGACCCGGGGGAGCCCCGGGTCGGCTGGCAGTTCGGCGGGTTCACCGGTCTCGGCCCGGTCGGCTTCCTCGACAGCATGCTCGTCACCGTCTGGGAGCCGCCGGCCGACGGCGTCTCCCGGGCGACCTTCTCGGTGCGCAAGACCGGCTACGTCCTCGCCGGCTGGGCCGACGTGGTCCTCGAGCCGCGCGACGCCGGCACCCGCACCCAGCTGACCTGGACCGAGGAGATCGTCCCGCGGCCGGTGGCGGTCGGCCGCCTGCTCGCCGCGGTCGCCGACCCGCTGACCGAGCGGCTGTTCGGGCGGGCCGTCGACGCCATGGCCGCCGAGGCCGCGCAGGCGGGGCGGCCGGCCTGA
- a CDS encoding citrate synthase, translating into MTTQTSEASLSLADKNLTLPRVAATDGSDALGVSSLLKETGMVTYDAGFVNTASCKSAITYIDGDAGILRYRGYPIEQLAEKSSYLEVSYLLIYGELPTATELAAFEDRIRRHTMLHEDLKAFFNGFPRDAHPMPVLSSAVSALSTFYQDSLDIHDQEQIDLSTVRLLAKLPTIAAYAHKKSVGQPFLYPDNSLSLTENFLRMSFGFPAEPYELDPTIVKALDLLLILHADHEQNCSTSTVRLVGSSQANLYASVSSGIHALSGPLHGGANQAVLEMLGRIQNADYDVKTFMDKVKNKEDGVRLMGFGHRVYKNYDPRAAIIKKTADEIIAKLGGDDEMLDIAKGLEEIALNDDYFIERKLYPNVDFYTGLIYKAMGFPTKMFTVLFALGRAPGWIAQWREMMEDPETKIGRPRQVYVGATERDYQEIGSR; encoded by the coding sequence ATGACGACGCAGACCTCCGAGGCCAGCCTGAGCCTGGCCGACAAGAACCTCACGCTGCCCCGGGTGGCCGCGACCGACGGGAGCGACGCGCTGGGGGTCTCCTCGCTGCTCAAGGAGACCGGGATGGTCACCTACGACGCCGGCTTCGTCAACACCGCGTCGTGCAAGAGCGCGATCACCTACATCGACGGCGACGCCGGCATCCTGCGCTACCGGGGCTACCCGATCGAGCAGCTGGCCGAGAAGTCGTCGTACCTCGAGGTGTCCTACCTGCTCATCTACGGCGAGCTCCCGACGGCCACCGAGCTGGCCGCCTTCGAGGACCGCATCCGCCGCCACACGATGCTGCACGAGGACCTCAAGGCCTTCTTCAACGGCTTCCCGCGCGACGCGCACCCGATGCCCGTCCTGTCCTCCGCGGTGTCCGCGCTGTCGACCTTCTACCAGGACAGCCTCGACATCCACGACCAGGAGCAGATCGACCTCTCCACGGTCCGCCTGCTGGCCAAGCTGCCGACGATCGCCGCCTACGCGCACAAGAAGAGCGTGGGCCAGCCGTTCCTCTACCCGGACAACTCGCTGAGCCTCACCGAGAACTTCCTGCGGATGTCGTTCGGCTTCCCGGCCGAGCCCTACGAGCTCGACCCGACGATCGTCAAGGCGCTCGACCTGCTGCTCATCCTGCACGCCGACCACGAGCAGAACTGCTCGACCTCGACCGTGCGCCTCGTCGGCTCCTCGCAGGCGAACCTCTACGCCTCGGTCTCCTCCGGCATCCACGCCCTGTCCGGCCCGCTGCACGGCGGCGCCAACCAGGCCGTGCTGGAGATGCTCGGCCGCATCCAGAACGCCGACTACGACGTCAAGACGTTCATGGACAAGGTGAAGAACAAGGAGGACGGCGTCCGCCTCATGGGCTTCGGCCACCGGGTCTACAAGAACTACGACCCGCGCGCGGCGATCATCAAGAAGACGGCCGACGAGATCATCGCCAAGCTCGGCGGCGACGACGAGATGCTCGACATCGCCAAGGGGCTCGAGGAGATCGCGCTCAACGACGACTACTTCATCGAGCGCAAGCTCTACCCGAACGTCGACTTCTACACCGGCCTCATCTACAAGGCCATGGGCTTCCCGACCAAGATGTTCACCGTCCTCTTCGCCCTCGGCCGCGCGCCGGGCTGGATCGCGCAGTGGCGCGAGATGATGGAGGACCCGGAGACCAAGATCGGTCGCCCGCGCCAGGTCTACGTCGGCGCCACCGAGCGCGACTACCAGGAGATCGGCTCCCGCTGA
- a CDS encoding enoyl-CoA hydratase-related protein produces the protein MGPVTDTPLRTEHADGVTTLTLARPDAMNAFDHALKTALLAELTAAAEDPAVRCVVLTGEGRAFGVGQDLKEHVAELRSGQRLGDTVLQHYNPITTLLATMDKPVVAALNGVAAGAAASFALAADLRYAADTAGLNTAFAAIGLSCDSGASWYLPRLLGTAKAKELLLLPRTLSAGECLELGLVTEVVPAADLAARVHEVAARLAAGPTLAYGSIRRAVAYSAAHPLADSLAHEARLMDLTGRSADHERAVEAFLAKEKPVFYGG, from the coding sequence ATGGGTCCCGTGACCGACACCCCGCTGCGCACCGAGCACGCCGACGGCGTGACGACGCTGACCCTCGCCCGGCCCGACGCGATGAACGCCTTCGACCACGCGCTGAAGACCGCCCTGCTGGCGGAGCTCACCGCGGCGGCGGAGGACCCGGCCGTGCGCTGCGTCGTCCTCACCGGGGAGGGCCGCGCCTTCGGGGTCGGGCAGGACCTCAAGGAGCACGTCGCCGAGCTGCGCTCGGGGCAGCGGCTGGGCGACACCGTCCTGCAGCACTACAACCCCATCACCACGCTGCTGGCGACGATGGACAAGCCGGTCGTCGCCGCGCTCAACGGCGTCGCCGCCGGGGCGGCCGCGTCGTTCGCCCTCGCCGCCGACCTGCGCTACGCCGCCGACACCGCCGGCCTCAACACCGCGTTCGCCGCGATCGGGCTCTCCTGCGACAGCGGCGCCTCGTGGTACCTGCCGCGGCTGCTCGGCACCGCGAAGGCCAAGGAGCTGCTGCTGCTCCCCCGGACGCTGAGCGCGGGCGAGTGCCTCGAGCTCGGGCTCGTCACCGAGGTCGTCCCCGCCGCCGACCTGGCCGCCCGGGTGCACGAGGTCGCCGCGCGGCTGGCCGCCGGCCCGACCTTGGCCTACGGCTCGATCCGCCGCGCCGTCGCCTACAGCGCGGCGCACCCGCTCGCCGACTCGCTGGCCCACGAGGCCCGGCTGATGGACCTCACCGGGCGCAGCGCGGACCACGAGCGGGCCGTCGAGGCGTTCCTGGCCAAGGAGAAGCCGGTCTTCTACGGCGGGTAG
- the dapC gene encoding succinyldiaminopimelate transaminase, with amino-acid sequence MTRSLPDFPWDSLAPYKRTAQQHEGGIVDLSVGTPVDPTPVVVQAALAAAADSPGYPLTAGTPALREAVVRWFARRRGVTGLDPAGVLPTVGSKELVAWLPTLLGLGPGDRVGIPAVAYPTYDVGARLAGADPVVVDGLTALGPLTTATAPKLLWLNSPGNPTGAVLGVEHLAKVVAWARRHDVVVASDECYAELVFDGPHAPGPAPSILDPRVCGGDHRGLLAVYSLSKQSNLAGYRASFVAGDPALVARLLEVRKHAGMIVPGPVQAATVAALDDDAHVVAQRERYAARRAVLRPALERAGFEVAATGAGLYLWSTRDEPALDSVARLADRGILVAPGSFYGAAGERHVRVALTATDERIAAAADRL; translated from the coding sequence GTGACGAGGTCGCTGCCCGACTTCCCCTGGGACTCGCTGGCGCCGTACAAGCGCACGGCGCAGCAGCACGAGGGCGGGATCGTCGACCTGTCGGTCGGCACCCCGGTCGACCCGACGCCCGTGGTCGTGCAGGCCGCGCTCGCCGCCGCCGCCGACTCGCCGGGCTACCCGCTGACCGCGGGCACCCCGGCGCTGCGCGAGGCCGTGGTGCGCTGGTTCGCCCGCCGCCGCGGCGTGACCGGACTCGACCCCGCCGGCGTCCTGCCCACCGTCGGCTCCAAGGAGCTCGTCGCCTGGCTGCCGACGCTGCTGGGGCTCGGACCCGGTGACCGGGTCGGCATCCCGGCCGTCGCCTACCCGACGTACGACGTCGGTGCGCGCCTCGCGGGCGCGGACCCGGTCGTCGTCGACGGCCTCACCGCGCTCGGCCCGCTCACCACCGCGACGGCGCCGAAGCTGTTGTGGCTCAACAGCCCCGGCAACCCGACCGGCGCCGTGCTCGGGGTCGAGCACCTGGCCAAGGTCGTCGCCTGGGCCCGCCGCCACGACGTCGTCGTCGCCTCCGACGAGTGCTACGCCGAGCTCGTCTTCGACGGCCCGCACGCCCCCGGACCGGCGCCGAGCATCCTCGACCCGCGGGTCTGCGGCGGCGACCACCGCGGCCTGCTCGCGGTCTACTCGCTCTCCAAGCAGAGCAACCTCGCGGGCTACCGCGCGTCGTTCGTCGCCGGCGACCCGGCCCTCGTGGCGCGGCTGCTCGAGGTCCGCAAGCACGCCGGGATGATCGTCCCCGGCCCGGTGCAGGCCGCGACCGTCGCCGCCCTCGACGACGACGCCCACGTCGTGGCGCAGCGCGAGCGGTACGCCGCGAGGCGGGCCGTCCTGCGCCCGGCGCTCGAGCGGGCCGGTTTCGAGGTCGCGGCGACCGGCGCCGGGCTCTACCTGTGGTCGACCCGCGACGAGCCGGCGCTGGACAGCGTCGCGCGGCTCGCCGACCGCGGGATCCTCGTGGCCCCCGGCAGCTTCTACGGTGCGGCGGGGGAGCGGCACGTCCGGGTGGCGCTGACCGCCACCGACGAGCGGATCGCCGCGGCGGCCGACCGGCTCTGA
- the dapE gene encoding succinyl-diaminopimelate desuccinylase, translating into MPSPTAPSASSPPATLDLTADVVTLTAAVCDLASVSHEEGPLADAVEAALRPLTHLTVTRHGNTVVARTDLGRAERVLLAGHLDTVPLTDPPNLPTTRRGEGAHEVLVGRGSVDMKGGVAVQLRLAHDLVEPNRDVTYVLYEAEEVDGEFNGLAHLAADDPAVLAADFAVLLEPTDGAVEGGCKGTLRVDVEVPGVAAHSARPWNGDNAIHGAAAVLGRLVAYDARTVHVDGLDYHEALQAVGITGGIAGNVIPDRCTVTVNYRYAPDKSPEQAAAHVVEVFDGFAVTVRDNAPGARPGLDRPAAQAFVEALGVPVGPKEGWTDVARFSALDVPAVNFGPGDPNLAHTDDEHCPVHQYVDAEAALRRWLA; encoded by the coding sequence ATGCCCTCCCCGACCGCGCCGAGCGCGTCGAGCCCCCCGGCCACCCTCGACCTCACGGCCGACGTCGTCACCCTCACGGCCGCGGTCTGCGACCTCGCCTCGGTCAGCCACGAGGAGGGACCGCTCGCGGACGCCGTCGAGGCGGCCCTGCGGCCGCTCACGCACCTCACGGTGACCCGGCACGGCAACACCGTCGTCGCGCGCACGGACCTCGGGCGCGCCGAGCGGGTGCTGCTCGCCGGCCACCTCGACACCGTGCCGCTCACCGACCCGCCCAACCTGCCGACGACCCGGCGCGGGGAGGGGGCGCACGAGGTGCTCGTCGGGCGCGGCAGCGTCGACATGAAGGGCGGCGTCGCCGTCCAGCTGCGCCTCGCCCACGACCTCGTCGAGCCCAACCGCGACGTCACCTACGTCCTCTACGAGGCCGAGGAGGTCGACGGCGAGTTCAACGGCCTGGCCCACCTCGCCGCCGACGACCCGGCCGTGCTGGCCGCCGACTTCGCCGTCCTGCTCGAGCCCACCGACGGCGCCGTCGAGGGCGGCTGCAAGGGGACGCTGCGCGTCGACGTCGAGGTGCCGGGCGTCGCCGCCCACTCGGCGCGACCGTGGAACGGGGACAACGCCATCCACGGCGCCGCGGCCGTCCTCGGCCGGCTCGTCGCGTACGACGCCCGCACCGTCCACGTCGACGGCCTCGACTACCACGAGGCGCTGCAGGCGGTCGGGATCACCGGCGGCATCGCCGGCAACGTCATCCCGGACCGCTGCACCGTGACGGTCAACTACCGCTACGCGCCGGACAAGAGCCCGGAGCAGGCCGCCGCGCACGTCGTCGAGGTCTTCGACGGGTTCGCGGTCACGGTACGCGACAACGCCCCCGGCGCCCGGCCCGGTCTCGACCGGCCCGCCGCGCAGGCCTTCGTCGAGGCCCTCGGGGTCCCGGTCGGCCCCAAGGAGGGGTGGACCGACGTGGCCCGGTTCAGCGCGCTCGACGTCCCCGCGGTCAACTTCGGCCCCGGCGACCCCAACCTCGCCCACACCGACGACGAGCACTGCCCGGTGCACCAGTACGTCGACGCCGAGGCGGCCCTGCGGCGGTGGCTGGCGTGA
- a CDS encoding TIGR00730 family Rossman fold protein produces the protein MVPPTTTDQRLLDSDQEADWLHTDPWRVLRIQAEFVEGFGALAELGPAVSVFGSARTRPDDPAYGMGVEVGRLLAEAGFAVITGGGPGAMEAANLGAQRAGGRSVGLGIELPFESGLNRYVELGVNFRYFFARKTMFVKYAQGYIVLPGGFGTLDELFEALTLAQTRKITSFPVVLLGVDYWSGLLDWLGSTALERGTISPADLERVQLTDDPAEAVAVVVASRSEDPTAGRGSIGA, from the coding sequence ATGGTCCCGCCGACGACGACCGACCAGCGGCTGCTCGACAGCGACCAGGAGGCCGACTGGCTGCACACCGACCCGTGGCGGGTGCTGCGCATCCAGGCCGAGTTCGTCGAGGGCTTCGGCGCGCTGGCCGAGCTGGGCCCGGCCGTCAGCGTCTTCGGCTCCGCCCGCACGAGGCCCGACGACCCGGCGTACGGGATGGGGGTGGAGGTGGGCCGGCTGCTGGCCGAGGCCGGCTTCGCCGTCATCACCGGCGGTGGGCCGGGCGCCATGGAGGCGGCCAACCTCGGTGCCCAGCGCGCGGGCGGCCGCTCGGTGGGCCTCGGCATCGAGCTGCCCTTCGAGTCGGGCCTCAACCGGTACGTCGAGCTCGGGGTCAACTTCCGCTACTTCTTCGCCCGCAAGACGATGTTCGTCAAGTACGCGCAGGGCTACATCGTCCTGCCCGGCGGGTTCGGCACCCTCGACGAGCTGTTCGAGGCGCTCACCCTCGCCCAGACGCGCAAGATCACCTCGTTCCCCGTCGTCCTGCTCGGCGTCGACTACTGGTCGGGGCTGCTGGACTGGCTCGGGTCGACCGCGCTCGAGCGCGGGACGATCTCACCGGCGGACCTCGAGCGGGTGCAGCTGACGGACGACCCCGCGGAGGCGGTGGCCGTCGTCGTCGCCAGCCGCTCCGAGGACCCCACAGCGGGGCGTGGGAGCATCGGCGCGTGA
- a CDS encoding DUF3117 domain-containing protein, translating into MAAMKPRTGDGPLEVTKEGRGIVLRMPLEGGGRLVVEMTPGEAAALRDAIAGCEGVG; encoded by the coding sequence ATGGCGGCGATGAAGCCCAGGACCGGAGACGGCCCTCTCGAGGTCACCAAGGAGGGCCGGGGGATCGTCCTGCGCATGCCGCTCGAGGGCGGCGGTCGCCTCGTCGTCGAGATGACCCCGGGCGAGGCGGCCGCGCTGCGCGACGCCATCGCCGGCTGCGAGGGCGTCGGCTGA
- a CDS encoding class I SAM-dependent methyltransferase translates to MTGEAWERYVARFDAAADAGDDLEGEARFVDALAPRRARVLDGGAGTGRVAAALTRMGHRALGVDRDAGLVAHARRRYPGVPYLAADLLDLDPVVLADEGFGDPFDVVALPGNVLVFVAPGTERDVLAVAHGLLAPGGRLVAGFATDRPYDVAALDADLVATGFVREHRFATWHLDPWHNDADWQVTVARRPV, encoded by the coding sequence ATGACCGGCGAGGCGTGGGAGCGCTACGTCGCCCGCTTCGACGCCGCGGCCGACGCCGGTGACGACCTCGAGGGCGAGGCGCGGTTCGTCGACGCGCTCGCACCCCGTCGCGCTCGCGTCCTCGACGGCGGGGCGGGCACGGGCCGGGTGGCGGCGGCGCTGACCCGGATGGGCCACCGGGCCCTCGGGGTCGACCGCGACGCCGGGCTGGTCGCGCACGCGCGCCGGCGCTACCCCGGGGTGCCCTACCTCGCCGCCGACCTGCTCGACCTCGACCCGGTCGTGCTCGCGGACGAGGGCTTCGGTGACCCGTTCGACGTCGTCGCGCTGCCCGGCAACGTCCTCGTCTTCGTCGCCCCCGGCACCGAGCGCGACGTCCTCGCGGTCGCGCACGGCCTGCTCGCCCCGGGCGGCCGGCTCGTCGCCGGTTTCGCCACCGACCGCCCGTACGACGTCGCCGCGCTCGACGCCGACCTCGTCGCCACCGGCTTCGTCCGCGAGCACCGGTTCGCCACCTGGCACCTCGACCCCTGGCACAACGACGCCGACTGGCAGGTCACCGTCGCGCGCCGACCCGTCTGA
- the dapD gene encoding 2,3,4,5-tetrahydropyridine-2,6-dicarboxylate N-succinyltransferase: MSEATDPTRRAWGYGLATVTGDGTVLDVWFPEPRLGDEVDTARPVPAELRALETVDADRGVEVRAVLVVADLDQPPAGAADGYLRLHLLSHRLVRPNTLNLDGLFGVLANVVWTSHGPCSPDGFEATRTRLRRRGPVQVFGVDKFPRMTDYVLPSGVRIADADRVRLGAHLAEGTTVMHEGFVNFNAGTLGTSMVEGRIVQGVVVGDGSDIGGGSSIMGTLSGGGTQRVSIGERCLLGAQAGLGIALGDDCVVEAGLYLTAGTKVTLPDGTVVKALELSGRSNLLFLRNSVTGAVEARDRSGHGITLNAALHANT, from the coding sequence ATGAGCGAGGCCACCGACCCGACCCGCCGCGCGTGGGGCTACGGCCTCGCCACCGTCACCGGGGACGGCACCGTCCTCGACGTGTGGTTCCCCGAGCCGCGCCTCGGCGACGAGGTCGACACGGCGCGCCCGGTGCCCGCCGAGCTGCGCGCCCTCGAGACCGTCGACGCCGACCGGGGCGTCGAGGTCCGCGCAGTGCTCGTCGTCGCCGACCTCGACCAGCCCCCGGCCGGCGCGGCCGACGGCTACCTGCGCCTGCACCTGCTCTCGCACCGGCTCGTCCGGCCCAACACGCTCAACCTCGACGGCCTCTTCGGTGTCCTCGCCAACGTCGTGTGGACCAGCCACGGCCCCTGCTCCCCCGACGGCTTCGAGGCGACCCGGACCCGGCTGCGGCGGCGCGGCCCCGTCCAGGTGTTCGGCGTCGACAAGTTCCCGCGGATGACCGACTACGTGCTGCCCTCGGGCGTGCGCATCGCCGACGCGGACCGGGTCCGGCTCGGCGCCCACCTCGCCGAGGGCACGACGGTCATGCACGAGGGCTTCGTCAACTTCAACGCCGGCACGCTCGGCACCTCGATGGTCGAGGGCCGCATCGTCCAGGGCGTCGTCGTCGGCGACGGCTCCGACATCGGCGGCGGCTCCTCGATCATGGGCACGCTCTCGGGCGGCGGCACCCAGCGGGTGAGCATCGGCGAGCGCTGCCTGCTCGGGGCGCAGGCCGGTCTCGGCATCGCCCTCGGCGACGACTGCGTCGTCGAGGCGGGCCTCTACCTCACGGCGGGCACGAAGGTCACGCTGCCGGACGGCACCGTCGTCAAGGCGCTCGAGCTGTCCGGGCGCAGCAACCTGCTCTTCCTGCGCAACTCGGTGACGGGGGCCGTCGAGGCCCGGGACCGCTCGGGTCACGGCATCACGCTCAACGCCGCGCTGCATGCCAACACCTGA